One Mycobacterium kubicae genomic window carries:
- a CDS encoding cytochrome P450, translating to MTDISTDATTAIPEFPMTRAPGCPFAPPQESLALNANAQLSRVRIWDGSTPWLITGYEAIRALFSDARASVDDRLPGYPHWNEGMLATVHTRPRSVFTSDAEEHTRFRRMLSKPFTFRRVEALRPAVQHITDDHIDALLAGPQPGDIVSKLALPVPSLVISQLLGVPYEDADFFQKQAHRGMGRYATAEDTAQGAASLAKYLANLVRVKMTAPSEDLVSDLAERVNSEELSVREAAQLATGVLIAGHETTANMISLSVAALLAHPDQLALLRDAEDPKVIATAVEELMRYLSIIQTGQRRIAIEDIEVGGETIRAGEGIILDVAPANWDTRQFPEPDRLDLRRDDGPHVGFGYGRHQCVGQQLARMELQIVLPTLFRRIPTLQLAVPVEQLPFKHDSLAYGVYELPVTW from the coding sequence ATGACCGACATCTCGACGGATGCCACCACCGCGATCCCTGAGTTTCCCATGACGCGCGCGCCTGGTTGCCCGTTCGCTCCGCCGCAGGAATCGTTGGCTCTCAACGCCAACGCGCAGTTGAGCCGAGTCCGGATATGGGATGGCAGCACGCCGTGGCTCATCACTGGATATGAGGCGATCCGCGCATTGTTCAGCGACGCGCGGGCCAGCGTCGATGACCGGTTACCGGGTTATCCGCATTGGAATGAAGGGATGTTGGCGACGGTCCATACCCGACCGCGCTCGGTGTTCACCTCTGACGCCGAGGAGCACACTCGATTCCGGCGCATGCTGTCCAAGCCGTTCACCTTCCGGCGGGTCGAAGCGCTGCGCCCGGCGGTGCAGCACATCACCGATGATCACATCGACGCACTGCTGGCCGGGCCGCAACCAGGCGACATCGTCAGCAAGTTGGCCCTACCGGTCCCCTCCTTGGTGATCAGTCAACTGCTGGGCGTGCCGTATGAAGACGCCGACTTCTTCCAGAAGCAGGCTCATCGCGGCATGGGACGCTATGCCACCGCAGAGGATACGGCGCAGGGGGCGGCGTCGTTGGCCAAGTACCTGGCCAACCTGGTCCGGGTGAAAATGACTGCGCCTAGCGAAGATTTGGTGTCCGACCTGGCAGAGCGGGTCAATTCTGAAGAGCTCAGCGTGCGCGAGGCCGCACAGTTGGCCACCGGTGTCTTGATTGCCGGGCACGAAACTACCGCCAACATGATCAGTTTGAGCGTCGCGGCGCTGCTGGCGCACCCCGACCAGTTGGCGTTGCTGCGCGACGCCGAGGACCCGAAGGTGATCGCCACAGCGGTCGAAGAGCTGATGCGCTATCTCAGCATCATTCAGACCGGCCAACGACGCATCGCGATCGAAGACATCGAGGTCGGTGGCGAAACCATCCGGGCGGGTGAAGGCATCATCCTCGACGTGGCGCCGGCGAATTGGGACACTCGGCAATTTCCGGAGCCGGACCGGCTGGACCTGCGCCGCGACGACGGCCCGCACGTCGGATTCGGCTACGGTCGGCACCAATGTGTCGGTCAGCAGTTGGCTCGGATGGAATTGCAGATCGTCCTGCCCACGTTGTTCCGCCGCATACCGACGCTGCAGCTGGCGGTACCGGTTGAACAGCTTCCGTTCAAACATGATTCCCTCGCCTACGGCGTGTACGAACTCCCCGTGACATGGTGA
- a CDS encoding glycosyltransferase, with product MRVVQVANFYGPRSGGLRTAVDRLGAEYCAGGHEVFLIVPGPHHGHSRLATGVVRITLPAIALPFTGGYRAIMPGPVRSLLESLAPDALEVSDRLTLRSLGRWGRDHGATTVMISHERLDRLAGQILPRRAAQRVADFANRRTAADYDTVVCTTRFAREEFDRIGATNTVTVPLGVDLQTFHPRWRSAMVRQRFAAQILLVHCGRLSVEKHAHRSIDALAALCDSGIDARLVIVGEGPLRSRLERQAARLPIDFTGYISNRQNVARLLASADVALAPGPHETFGLAALESLACGTPAVVSRTSALSEIVTADCGALADNDPAAIAAAVRTIVSRPEQHRRTHARRRAEMFTWQRTAAGMLTTLSTAR from the coding sequence ATGCGAGTCGTTCAGGTTGCCAACTTCTACGGACCCCGCTCCGGCGGCCTGCGCACGGCCGTGGACCGGCTGGGCGCGGAATACTGCGCCGGCGGACACGAAGTCTTCCTGATCGTTCCTGGTCCCCACCACGGGCATAGCCGCCTCGCCACAGGAGTCGTGCGAATCACCTTGCCGGCCATCGCCCTTCCCTTCACCGGGGGTTACCGGGCCATCATGCCCGGTCCCGTGCGGTCCTTGCTGGAATCGCTGGCACCGGACGCGTTGGAGGTGTCGGACCGGTTGACGCTGAGATCGCTGGGCCGCTGGGGCCGCGACCACGGCGCCACCACCGTGATGATCTCCCATGAACGCCTTGATCGCCTAGCCGGACAGATACTGCCCCGGCGCGCCGCGCAGCGAGTCGCCGACTTCGCCAACCGGCGCACCGCCGCCGATTACGACACCGTGGTGTGCACCACGCGATTCGCCCGCGAGGAATTCGACCGCATCGGTGCCACCAATACCGTCACCGTGCCGTTGGGCGTCGACTTACAGACCTTCCACCCTCGGTGGCGATCGGCCATGGTGCGCCAGCGATTTGCGGCGCAGATCCTGCTGGTGCACTGCGGTCGGCTGTCGGTGGAAAAACACGCCCACCGCAGCATCGACGCCCTCGCCGCATTGTGTGACTCCGGCATCGATGCCCGGCTCGTCATTGTCGGTGAAGGCCCGCTGCGGTCCAGGCTGGAACGGCAGGCGGCACGATTACCTATCGACTTCACCGGATACATCTCCAACCGGCAGAACGTCGCCCGACTGCTGGCTTCGGCGGACGTTGCATTGGCGCCCGGACCGCACGAAACTTTCGGGCTGGCCGCGCTGGAATCCCTGGCCTGTGGCACCCCGGCCGTCGTGTCCCGCACCTCGGCACTAAGTGAGATTGTGACCGCCGACTGCGGTGCCTTGGCCGACAACGACCCCGCGGCTATCGCCGCTGCAGTGCGCACGATCGTCAGTCGACCCGAGCAGCACCGCCGTACGCACGCGCGTCGGCGGGCGGAGATGTTCACGTGGCAGCGCACCGCGGCCGGCATGTTGACCACGCTGAGCACTGCGCGCTGA
- a CDS encoding DUF4344 domain-containing metallopeptidase, producing MTTRYEDADTPESQRGRQIMIDNKVLETVAQQVNDTLNLPYDLGAVGKKCGEANDYWDPNVNEIQMCYEDIQASEQRFANNGNPEPVQAAVDATISGFYHELGHATLAVYELAFTGREEDVADQLSAFMLLTPGADGKPYPNGVRIATDTAQDWKLSAKEAGDANDLPFWDGHSMDITRMYNWECWIYGSDPVANANIVNSGDLPEDRAGNCEDEFQNMSRAWHQMLGPHLRKPS from the coding sequence ATGACCACTCGCTACGAAGACGCCGACACGCCCGAATCCCAACGCGGCCGCCAGATCATGATCGACAACAAGGTCTTGGAGACGGTGGCGCAGCAAGTCAACGACACCCTGAACCTCCCCTATGACTTGGGCGCGGTCGGGAAGAAATGCGGGGAAGCCAACGACTACTGGGACCCCAACGTCAACGAAATCCAGATGTGCTACGAAGACATTCAAGCAAGTGAGCAACGGTTCGCCAACAACGGAAACCCCGAGCCTGTGCAGGCTGCCGTCGACGCGACCATCTCGGGGTTCTATCACGAACTCGGTCACGCCACCCTGGCCGTCTACGAATTGGCTTTCACCGGGCGCGAAGAAGACGTGGCCGATCAACTTTCTGCGTTCATGCTGCTCACCCCGGGAGCCGACGGCAAGCCCTATCCCAACGGTGTGCGCATCGCGACCGACACCGCCCAGGATTGGAAACTGAGCGCCAAAGAAGCCGGTGACGCCAACGATCTCCCGTTCTGGGACGGCCATTCCATGGACATCACCCGCATGTACAACTGGGAGTGCTGGATCTACGGGTCCGATCCGGTGGCGAACGCCAACATCGTCAACTCCGGTGACTTGCCCGAAGACCGCGCGGGCAACTGTGAGGACGAGTTTCAGAACATGTCCCGGGCCTGGCATCAGATGTTGGGCCCGCATCTGAGGAAGCCGAGTTAG
- a CDS encoding M24 family metallopeptidase yields MVSAPLTAQGAVLDIPDEPDWARMRAETGARLRAAMAEHDVDALVLLMNGNVVYATGASWPLLDAGLSHIERPVAVVLSDDEHPHLFMPLRSGASAAPPPVPEDHLHEPVYLEFDAGVAAFARALAEVIPPGATVAVDEMTGAMRRARASIFPSGPPSDAAVVVGAAQLVKTRDEIACMRRACQITERAMAEVHKALSPGVRQIDLSAMLVRRAFELGATANMLEAIWQVMPSSRATGVWTTHGDLALPLLPTDRELSSGDVLWTDISFSYAGYCSDFGRTWLVGQELSAQQHDQFHQWRTIMDATLGVTKAGATSGDLARAAIAANGGRKPWLPHFYLGHGIGTYPAEAPMIGTDLGEEFDDAFVFSPGMLLVLEPVVWEDGTGGYRSEEIVVITENGFTPITNYPYDPYGD; encoded by the coding sequence ATGGTGAGCGCCCCGCTCACCGCGCAGGGAGCCGTGCTCGATATTCCCGACGAACCCGATTGGGCTCGCATGCGCGCCGAGACCGGGGCAAGGCTGCGCGCCGCAATGGCCGAGCACGACGTCGACGCGCTGGTCCTACTGATGAACGGAAACGTCGTCTATGCGACCGGTGCCAGCTGGCCGCTCCTCGATGCGGGCTTGTCCCACATCGAACGGCCGGTGGCCGTCGTGCTGTCCGACGACGAACATCCACACCTGTTCATGCCGTTGCGCAGCGGAGCCTCCGCAGCGCCACCGCCGGTCCCCGAAGACCACCTGCATGAGCCGGTGTACCTCGAATTCGACGCCGGCGTGGCAGCATTCGCGCGTGCACTCGCCGAAGTGATTCCCCCGGGTGCCACCGTTGCCGTGGACGAGATGACCGGTGCCATGCGGCGCGCGCGGGCCAGCATCTTCCCGTCGGGCCCGCCGTCAGACGCCGCCGTAGTGGTCGGCGCGGCGCAGTTGGTCAAGACCCGCGACGAAATCGCCTGTATGCGCCGGGCTTGCCAGATCACCGAGCGGGCCATGGCAGAGGTGCACAAAGCATTGTCACCCGGTGTGCGCCAGATCGACCTTTCGGCCATGCTGGTGCGCCGCGCCTTCGAGTTGGGGGCCACGGCCAACATGCTGGAAGCCATCTGGCAAGTCATGCCGAGTTCGCGGGCGACCGGTGTATGGACCACCCACGGTGATCTGGCGTTGCCACTGCTGCCGACCGACCGGGAACTGTCCTCGGGTGACGTGCTGTGGACAGACATCAGCTTCAGCTACGCCGGCTACTGCTCGGACTTCGGCAGGACCTGGTTGGTCGGCCAAGAACTCTCAGCACAGCAACACGACCAGTTCCATCAGTGGCGGACGATCATGGACGCAACCCTCGGGGTGACCAAAGCCGGTGCCACATCCGGCGACTTGGCGCGCGCGGCGATCGCGGCCAACGGTGGCCGCAAACCATGGCTGCCGCATTTTTATCTGGGACACGGCATCGGCACCTACCCCGCCGAAGCCCCGATGATCGGGACCGACCTGGGTGAAGAGTTCGACGACGCCTTCGTCTTCTCCCCCGGCATGCTTCTGGTCCTGGAGCCCGTGGTGTGGGAGGACGGGACGGGTGGCTATCGCAGCGAGGAAATCGTGGTCATCACCGAGAATGGGTTCACTCCGATAACCAACTACCCATATGACCCCTATGGCGACTGA
- a CDS encoding CaiB/BaiF CoA transferase family protein: MSALTGFKVVELADSVAGEYCGKLLADFGAEVIKVEPPGCGSRTRTMSPLLEDDATEGSALFAYLNTNKQSVVVDTDAAEGVEVLHHLIGTADAVIAHHATSWAQRYPSVVVCTITPFGLDAEPDLDNARSINVFHASGWGYHTPSHAQPTEPPLQGPGRFLADYEAGLEAALCVAAALFGRMHTGGGEVIDVSAHAVLVSRADCILGRFITGEVPAQGNRDDYDQQGPAAFFACADGYVYLYMTSGAHWLGVKALMGAPEWLDDFDDDWLEFSVTPAKVAEFQRGFASWVRHLPKDQAADQAQRLGVPLVPVNDAEDLHRSPQYRHRGFFNNVRHPLLGVADYPTVPYLLSASPAKICSPAPALGQHTELVLGRKDTQRVPPAVMTAQLKAPKNPRGGPLQGVRVVELTKVWAGPYAGKLLALLGAEVIKVETAAIPEEMRAYGGTDINHAPFFLSINPEILSVDLDIKSHEGMRRLRELIAHSDIVINNLRPGAMERQGLGYQELRAIKPDIISVSIKMWGNDGPMGHQTGYAPCFAALAGMAALVGYPGGPPRGASMRYGDSTVGAAAAFAAMVALLYREVTGQGQFVDLSAVETLSSMIGDRLLEHSLTGKPLEASGNAHPDLCPHGCYPCADDSWVALAVGDDVEWQRLCAVLNAESLRRRYPTVGDRRSHGAVIDAELNRLTRAHDGEQLAHQLRVAGVPATKSATAFDVISDQRLWDRELYRFVTDHREGQRPIVGPSWRMTHNPARIERGAPDLGEDTDYVVQQVLGAESETGARG; the protein is encoded by the coding sequence ATGTCGGCATTGACGGGCTTCAAGGTTGTTGAGCTCGCCGATTCGGTAGCGGGGGAGTACTGCGGCAAGTTACTGGCGGATTTCGGCGCTGAGGTGATCAAGGTCGAGCCGCCCGGGTGTGGTAGCCGTACCCGAACCATGTCGCCCCTCCTCGAAGACGATGCGACCGAGGGCAGCGCACTGTTCGCCTACCTCAACACCAACAAACAGTCCGTCGTTGTCGACACCGACGCGGCCGAGGGCGTCGAGGTGTTGCACCACCTCATCGGCACCGCAGACGCGGTGATAGCCCACCACGCCACCTCGTGGGCGCAGCGGTACCCGTCGGTGGTCGTCTGCACGATCACTCCGTTCGGCCTGGACGCCGAGCCCGACTTGGACAATGCCAGAAGCATCAACGTCTTTCACGCCAGCGGCTGGGGCTACCACACCCCCAGCCACGCCCAACCCACCGAGCCTCCGCTGCAAGGTCCCGGTCGGTTCCTCGCCGATTACGAAGCCGGATTGGAGGCCGCGCTGTGCGTCGCGGCGGCGCTCTTCGGCCGAATGCACACCGGCGGCGGCGAGGTGATCGACGTCTCGGCACACGCGGTACTGGTTTCACGCGCCGACTGTATCCTCGGTCGATTCATCACCGGCGAGGTTCCGGCTCAGGGCAACCGCGACGACTATGACCAGCAAGGCCCGGCAGCCTTTTTCGCTTGCGCCGACGGCTATGTCTACCTGTACATGACCAGCGGCGCGCACTGGCTCGGGGTCAAGGCACTGATGGGCGCGCCCGAATGGCTCGACGACTTCGACGACGACTGGCTCGAGTTCTCCGTCACACCGGCCAAAGTCGCCGAATTCCAGCGCGGTTTCGCATCCTGGGTCCGCCATCTGCCCAAAGATCAGGCTGCCGATCAAGCCCAACGCCTGGGCGTGCCGTTAGTACCCGTCAATGACGCCGAGGACCTACACCGGTCCCCGCAGTACCGGCATCGAGGTTTCTTCAACAACGTGCGACATCCCTTGCTCGGCGTGGCCGACTATCCCACCGTGCCCTACCTGCTCAGCGCCTCACCAGCCAAAATATGTTCGCCCGCACCGGCATTAGGTCAGCACACCGAACTAGTGCTCGGCCGGAAGGACACCCAGCGCGTCCCGCCGGCAGTCATGACGGCACAACTGAAGGCGCCGAAGAATCCCCGCGGTGGACCGCTGCAAGGAGTGCGCGTCGTCGAGCTCACCAAGGTATGGGCTGGTCCATATGCGGGAAAGTTGTTGGCGCTGTTGGGCGCCGAAGTCATCAAAGTCGAGACCGCTGCCATTCCGGAGGAAATGCGCGCTTACGGCGGCACCGATATCAATCACGCACCGTTCTTCTTGAGCATCAACCCCGAGATTCTCAGCGTCGACCTCGACATCAAGTCGCATGAGGGTATGCGGCGCCTGCGCGAGCTCATCGCCCACAGCGACATTGTGATCAACAACCTGCGACCCGGCGCGATGGAGCGCCAAGGCCTCGGATACCAAGAGCTGAGGGCAATCAAGCCGGACATCATCTCCGTCTCGATCAAGATGTGGGGAAACGACGGACCAATGGGGCATCAGACCGGTTACGCACCGTGTTTCGCCGCGCTGGCCGGAATGGCGGCACTGGTCGGCTACCCCGGCGGGCCGCCGCGAGGGGCGAGCATGCGTTACGGCGATTCCACCGTCGGAGCCGCGGCGGCATTTGCGGCAATGGTCGCACTGCTGTACCGCGAGGTCACCGGTCAAGGCCAATTCGTCGACCTGTCGGCCGTCGAAACGTTGTCGTCGATGATCGGGGACCGCCTGTTGGAACACAGTTTGACGGGTAAGCCGCTCGAGGCCTCCGGCAATGCCCACCCTGACCTGTGCCCGCACGGTTGCTATCCATGCGCGGACGACTCGTGGGTCGCCCTCGCCGTCGGTGATGACGTCGAGTGGCAGCGACTCTGTGCCGTGCTCAATGCGGAGTCGTTGCGCAGGCGCTACCCGACGGTGGGTGATCGTCGTTCGCACGGCGCGGTCATAGATGCAGAGCTCAATCGCCTCACGCGGGCCCATGACGGCGAGCAATTGGCACACCAGTTGCGCGTGGCCGGAGTGCCCGCGACGAAGAGCGCCACTGCCTTCGATGTGATCAGCGATCAACGATTGTGGGACCGTGAGTTGTATCGATTCGTCACCGACCACCGGGAAGGCCAGCGTCCCATCGTGGGACCATCCTGGCGGATGACCCACAACCCGGCCCGCATTGAGCGCGGTGCCCCCGATCTCGGCGAAGATACCGATTACGTTGTGCAACAGGTACTGGGCGCCGAATCAGAAACAGGAGCACGAGGATGA
- a CDS encoding DUF417 family protein — protein sequence MTTAVAVPTSRTVAGVLINIGHIVSRYGLVVVLAWIGFGKYVKMESRVLIEHSPLMSWVYQVASVPTVAHTLGTVEIVAAILIAAAPFSARLCAVGSAMAIVLFMGTLSFLFTTPGVIATHAAGVPVLSGMPGQFLLKDLVLIGVSFWSCGEALARRQRPTSASQPQGVESNSMTLPAPDGAGKAPSSKP from the coding sequence TTGACTACGGCAGTAGCGGTACCAACCAGCCGAACTGTTGCTGGGGTGCTGATCAACATCGGGCACATTGTCAGCCGATACGGATTGGTGGTGGTGTTGGCGTGGATCGGCTTCGGTAAGTACGTCAAGATGGAAAGCCGGGTGCTGATTGAGCACAGCCCACTGATGAGTTGGGTGTACCAGGTCGCCAGTGTGCCGACGGTGGCGCACACGCTGGGTACGGTGGAGATAGTCGCCGCGATTCTCATTGCCGCAGCGCCTTTTTCGGCACGGTTGTGTGCGGTCGGCAGCGCGATGGCCATCGTGCTGTTCATGGGCACCCTGAGCTTCTTGTTCACCACTCCCGGGGTTATCGCCACTCATGCCGCCGGTGTTCCCGTGCTGTCGGGGATGCCCGGTCAATTCCTGCTGAAGGATCTGGTGCTGATCGGAGTGTCGTTCTGGAGTTGCGGCGAGGCGCTGGCGCGGCGGCAACGGCCTACGTCGGCCTCGCAGCCTCAAGGGGTGGAAAGCAACAGCATGACCCTGCCGGCGCCGGACGGCGCGGGAAAGGCGCCTTCGTCGAAGCCGTAA
- a CDS encoding TetR/AcrR family transcriptional regulator yields the protein MLTEAVTSARAVRTDRSTGTREAILSAAERLFAERGMYAVSNRQISEAAGQGNNAAACYHFGTRTELLRAIESKHRIPIEELRAQMLAEITKSADLRDWVGTLVRPLTDHLAALGTPSWYARFAAQAMADPAYRHVVTKDALTSPRLVQAIDGINRCLPNLPKRVRAERMVMARNLLMHTCAEHEGALAEHGPGARSTWPVAGEGLIDAIVGLWRAPVHVSTAVG from the coding sequence GTGTTGACTGAGGCGGTGACCTCGGCCCGAGCGGTGCGCACGGACAGGTCGACAGGCACCCGCGAAGCGATCCTGTCCGCCGCTGAACGGTTATTCGCCGAACGCGGCATGTATGCCGTGTCCAACCGGCAGATCAGCGAAGCGGCCGGGCAAGGGAACAACGCGGCAGCGTGCTATCACTTCGGAACCCGTACCGAATTGTTGCGGGCAATCGAAAGCAAGCACCGAATTCCCATCGAAGAATTGCGCGCTCAAATGCTCGCCGAGATCACCAAATCGGCCGACCTTCGCGATTGGGTCGGCACCCTGGTGCGGCCACTCACCGATCACTTGGCCGCCTTGGGAACACCGAGTTGGTATGCACGGTTCGCCGCCCAGGCAATGGCCGACCCGGCTTATCGCCACGTCGTCACCAAGGACGCCCTGACATCACCCCGGCTGGTTCAAGCGATCGACGGGATAAACCGTTGTCTGCCAAACCTTCCCAAACGAGTACGCGCCGAACGCATGGTCATGGCGCGCAACCTGCTGATGCACACCTGCGCCGAACACGAAGGCGCGTTGGCCGAGCACGGCCCGGGCGCACGTTCGACGTGGCCGGTTGCGGGCGAAGGTCTGATCGACGCGATCGTCGGATTATGGCGCGCACCAGTTCATGTCAGTACGGCAGTCGGCTAG
- a CDS encoding SDR family NAD(P)-dependent oxidoreductase, whose protein sequence is MTLPLAHTVALVTGASSGIGAATAGALAEQGAAVALLARRIDRLRELQGDIESRGGRAILVPADVTDAEQVASAVQRIVAELGRLDVVVNNAGLMQSGPAAEASLHDWDEMVAVNVQGVLYVTRAALPHLIDAAADSPRGVADLVTISSTAGWVARPNTAVYSLTKFGVNAFNEGIRQEVLGKRVRVGVVGPGTVDTEIFSHLATPSREAFERQTAGMVKLRPVDIADAVLFMVTRDRRVAVNHMLVRAAEQTW, encoded by the coding sequence ATGACCTTGCCGCTGGCTCATACCGTCGCGTTGGTGACCGGTGCCAGCAGCGGGATCGGCGCGGCCACAGCCGGCGCCCTGGCGGAGCAGGGCGCGGCGGTGGCGCTCCTGGCGCGCCGAATCGACCGGTTGCGCGAACTCCAGGGTGACATCGAATCCCGAGGGGGCAGGGCCATTCTGGTGCCCGCGGACGTCACCGATGCCGAGCAGGTCGCATCAGCGGTGCAACGCATCGTCGCCGAACTCGGACGCCTCGATGTTGTGGTCAACAACGCCGGCTTGATGCAGTCCGGTCCGGCCGCCGAGGCGTCACTGCACGACTGGGACGAGATGGTCGCGGTCAATGTGCAGGGGGTGCTATACGTGACCCGGGCCGCTCTCCCACACCTCATCGACGCGGCCGCCGACTCGCCCCGCGGAGTGGCCGATCTGGTCACCATCAGTTCCACTGCGGGGTGGGTGGCCCGACCGAACACCGCGGTCTATTCGCTGACCAAATTCGGTGTCAACGCGTTCAATGAGGGGATTCGCCAAGAGGTGCTGGGCAAACGAGTTCGCGTCGGGGTAGTCGGCCCCGGAACGGTGGATACCGAGATCTTCAGCCATCTGGCCACCCCCTCGCGGGAAGCCTTCGAGCGGCAGACCGCCGGCATGGTCAAGTTACGTCCGGTAGATATTGCAGATGCGGTGCTGTTCATGGTGACCCGCGACCGGCGGGTGGCTGTCAACCACATGTTGGTGCGCGCCGCCGAACAGACCTGGTGA
- a CDS encoding PPOX class F420-dependent oxidoreductase — translation MTQEPTATLGDQRFVSLTTFKRNGEAVAAPMWIGRDGDDVFVWTPSDSWKVKRVRNNARVLLAPSNRFGKVRAGAPAVEGNARVVTDPATVQRLQGVIRRKYGLEYRLVTLVETLAARGRKPRVILLIATSPEQPN, via the coding sequence ATGACTCAGGAGCCCACCGCCACGCTGGGCGACCAGCGTTTCGTTTCGCTGACGACCTTCAAACGCAACGGTGAGGCCGTCGCCGCGCCGATGTGGATCGGCCGGGACGGCGACGACGTGTTCGTGTGGACGCCTTCAGACAGTTGGAAGGTCAAGCGAGTCCGCAACAACGCTCGGGTGCTGTTGGCTCCCAGCAACCGCTTCGGGAAAGTGCGTGCGGGCGCACCGGCCGTCGAGGGCAACGCTCGGGTCGTTACCGATCCGGCGACCGTGCAGCGTCTGCAAGGTGTGATCCGACGGAAGTACGGCCTCGAGTACCGATTGGTGACGCTCGTAGAGACGCTCGCGGCGCGAGGCCGCAAACCGCGTGTCATTTTGCTCATCGCAACGTCACCCGAACAGCCGAACTGA